Proteins found in one Streptomyces sp. CB09001 genomic segment:
- a CDS encoding alpha/beta fold hydrolase, with protein sequence MPVLTVNGIRINYYDDAPPAGAQTAPAVLLVMGSGGSGRAWHLHQVPALVAAGFRVISFDNRGIAPSEECPGGFGIDDLVADTAALVEELRLGPCRVAGISMGAHIAQELALSRPDLVDRLVLMATRARPDALREALCRAEMELYDQGIRLPAAYEAVVQAMQNLSPRTLDNDVQARDWLDVLELTRRSGAGYRAQLGVRVVGDRREAYRGIRAATRVVAFQDDLIAPPHLGREVADAIPGAEYELVPDCGHYGYLESPDAVNKSLVEFLRR encoded by the coding sequence ATGCCCGTCCTCACCGTCAACGGCATCAGGATCAACTACTACGACGACGCGCCCCCGGCGGGTGCGCAGACCGCGCCCGCCGTGCTGCTCGTCATGGGCTCGGGCGGCAGCGGCCGGGCCTGGCACCTGCACCAGGTGCCCGCGCTGGTCGCCGCCGGTTTCCGGGTGATCAGCTTCGACAACCGGGGCATCGCGCCGAGCGAGGAGTGCCCCGGGGGCTTCGGCATCGACGACCTGGTCGCCGACACGGCGGCCCTCGTCGAGGAACTGCGGCTGGGGCCCTGCCGGGTGGCCGGCATCTCGATGGGCGCGCACATCGCCCAGGAGCTGGCCCTGTCCCGGCCCGACCTCGTGGACCGGCTGGTCCTGATGGCGACCCGGGCCCGCCCGGACGCGCTGCGCGAGGCGCTGTGCCGCGCGGAGATGGAGCTGTACGACCAGGGGATCCGGCTGCCCGCCGCCTACGAGGCGGTCGTGCAGGCCATGCAGAACCTGTCGCCGCGCACCCTCGACAACGACGTGCAGGCCCGCGACTGGCTGGACGTGCTGGAACTGACCCGGCGCTCCGGTGCGGGCTACCGGGCCCAGCTCGGGGTGCGGGTGGTCGGCGACCGGCGGGAGGCCTACCGCGGCATCCGGGCCGCCACCCGGGTCGTCGCCTTCCAGGACGACCTGATCGCCCCGCCCCACCTGGGCCGGGAGGTGGCCGACGCGATCCCCGGCGCCGAGTACGAGCTGGTGCCCGACTGCGGGCACTACGGCTACCTGGAGTCGCCGGACGCGGTGAACAAGAGCCTCGTCGAATTCCTGCGCCGGTGA
- a CDS encoding aldo/keto reductase, protein MRTTALGRTGIKVSRIALGTMMLGAWGQRDHAEAERLVHDALDAGVNLVDTADMYSDGESERILGKALRGRRDEVVLATKVHFPMGEGLNRSGNSRLWIRRAVEGSLRRLGTDRIDLYQVHRPDPDTDLDETLSVLSDLVREGKVMAIGSSDFPADQIVESRWVADRRGHTPFHTEQPPYSIFMRGVERAVLPTAQRYGMGVLTWSPLASGWLTGRFRGDAPLALNDFRSNLIPHKFDLDLPGNVRKCQVVEELLKLSAEAGVPLTRLALAFVLNHPAVSSAVIGPRTREQLTDLLAAGTVELEDAVLDRIDELVPPGTDLNPSDADYTPPALADASLRRRSRT, encoded by the coding sequence GTGCGCACGACCGCCCTGGGACGTACCGGAATCAAGGTGAGTCGCATCGCCTTGGGCACGATGATGCTGGGGGCGTGGGGGCAGCGTGACCACGCGGAGGCGGAACGCCTCGTCCACGACGCCCTGGACGCCGGCGTGAACCTCGTCGACACCGCCGACATGTACTCGGACGGCGAGTCCGAGCGCATCCTGGGAAAGGCGCTGCGCGGACGGCGGGACGAGGTGGTGCTGGCCACCAAGGTCCACTTCCCCATGGGCGAAGGACTCAACAGGTCCGGGAACTCCCGGCTGTGGATCCGGCGTGCCGTGGAGGGGAGCCTGCGTCGCCTGGGCACGGACCGCATCGACCTGTACCAGGTCCACCGCCCCGACCCGGACACCGATCTCGACGAGACCCTCTCGGTCCTGTCCGACCTGGTGCGCGAGGGCAAGGTCATGGCCATCGGAAGCTCGGACTTCCCGGCGGACCAGATCGTCGAGTCCCGCTGGGTGGCCGACCGCCGCGGCCACACGCCCTTCCACACCGAACAGCCGCCGTACTCGATCTTCATGCGGGGCGTGGAGCGTGCCGTACTGCCCACCGCCCAGCGCTACGGGATGGGTGTGCTCACCTGGTCCCCGCTGGCCAGCGGGTGGCTCACGGGGAGGTTCCGCGGCGATGCCCCGCTGGCACTCAACGACTTCCGGAGCAACCTCATCCCGCACAAGTTCGACCTGGACCTGCCCGGGAACGTGCGCAAGTGCCAGGTGGTCGAGGAACTGCTCAAGCTGTCGGCGGAGGCCGGTGTCCCGCTCACCCGACTGGCGCTGGCATTCGTGCTCAACCACCCCGCGGTGAGCAGCGCCGTCATCGGCCCGCGCACCCGGGAACAGCTCACGGACCTGCTCGCGGCCGGCACGGTCGAGCTGGAGGACGCGGTCCTGGACCGCATCGACGAGCTCGTCCCGCCGGGCACGGACCTGAACCCGTCCGACGCCGACTACACGCCGCCGGCCCTCGCCGACGCCTCGCTGCGACGGCGCTCCCGGACATGA
- a CDS encoding MarR family transcriptional regulator: MERRIGDHIKRVEQELTSTKHAALRPLKVNVPQYTVLRALQQEPGLSGAALARRSMVTPQTMSSVLSNLEGRGLVERQPHPIHQHILEARLTRSGHALVRRADDVVRDLEELLASRLGEDGAAGLLAQLERCSQALTDWTAARRAAK; the protein is encoded by the coding sequence ATGGAAAGACGAATCGGGGATCACATCAAGCGGGTGGAACAGGAGCTCACGTCCACCAAGCACGCCGCCCTGAGGCCGCTCAAGGTCAATGTCCCTCAGTACACCGTGCTGCGCGCCCTGCAGCAGGAGCCCGGACTGTCCGGTGCGGCACTGGCGCGACGCAGCATGGTGACCCCCCAGACCATGTCGTCCGTACTGTCGAACCTGGAGGGGCGTGGCCTTGTCGAGCGTCAGCCCCATCCGATCCACCAGCACATCCTCGAAGCACGACTGACCCGGTCGGGCCACGCGTTGGTGCGGCGCGCCGACGACGTCGTCCGGGACCTCGAGGAGCTCCTGGCGAGCCGGTTGGGCGAGGACGGGGCCGCGGGTCTCCTCGCTCAGCTCGAGCGCTGTTCGCAAGCGCTGACGGACTGGACGGCCGCACGCCGGGCGGCGAAGTAG
- the asnO gene encoding L-asparagine oxygenase, with translation MAANAAGPASRYDVTLDQSDAELVEEIAWKLATQATGRPDDAEWVEAARHAWHAWPATLRRDLAGFRRDSGPDGAIVLRGLPVDSMGLPPTPRVNGSVQREASLGAAVLLMTACGLGDPGAFLPEKNGALVQDVVPVPGMEEFQGNAGSTLLTFHNENAFHEHRPDFVMLLCLRADPTGRAGLRTACVRRVLPLLSDSTVDALWAPEFRTAPPPSFQLSGPEEAPGPVLLGDPSDPDLRVDLAATEPVTERAAEALRELQARFDATAVTHRLLPGELAIVDNRVTVHGRTEFTPRYDGTDRWLQRTFVLSDLRRSRALRPADGYVLGAAPQPA, from the coding sequence ATGGCTGCGAATGCCGCGGGACCGGCGTCGCGCTACGACGTGACGCTGGATCAGTCGGACGCGGAACTCGTCGAGGAGATCGCCTGGAAACTCGCCACGCAGGCGACCGGGCGGCCCGACGACGCCGAATGGGTCGAGGCGGCCAGGCACGCCTGGCACGCCTGGCCGGCGACCCTGCGCCGGGACCTCGCCGGATTCCGCCGGGACTCGGGACCGGACGGCGCGATCGTGCTGCGCGGCCTGCCCGTCGACTCCATGGGGCTGCCGCCGACCCCACGGGTCAACGGCTCCGTGCAGCGCGAGGCCTCGCTGGGCGCCGCCGTGCTGCTGATGACCGCCTGCGGGCTCGGCGACCCCGGCGCGTTCCTGCCGGAGAAGAACGGCGCCCTCGTGCAGGACGTCGTGCCCGTGCCGGGCATGGAGGAGTTCCAGGGCAACGCCGGGTCCACCCTGCTGACGTTCCACAACGAGAACGCCTTCCACGAGCACCGCCCCGACTTCGTGATGCTGCTGTGCCTGCGCGCCGACCCCACCGGCCGGGCGGGCCTGCGCACCGCCTGCGTGCGGCGGGTGCTGCCGCTGCTGTCCGACTCCACCGTGGACGCCCTGTGGGCACCGGAGTTCCGCACCGCGCCGCCGCCCTCCTTCCAGCTGAGCGGCCCCGAGGAGGCACCCGGACCGGTACTCCTCGGCGACCCCTCGGACCCCGACCTCCGGGTGGACCTGGCGGCCACCGAGCCGGTGACCGAACGGGCCGCCGAGGCCCTGCGCGAACTCCAGGCCCGCTTCGACGCCACCGCCGTCACCCACCGCCTCCTGCCCGGGGAGCTGGCGATCGTGGACAACCGCGTCACCGTGCACGGCCGCACCGAGTTCACCCCCCGCTACGACGGCACCGACCGCTGGCTGCAGCGCACCTTCGTGCTCAGCGACCTGCGCCGCTCGCGCGCGCTGCGGCCGGCCGACGGCTACGTGCTCGGAGCGGCCCCGCAGCCCGCCTGA
- a CDS encoding beta-ketoacyl-[acyl-carrier-protein] synthase family protein, producing the protein MTEGPVAITGVGLVTPAGTDTDSTWEAMCAARSLESGDPEPLAGTGAWHSLRVPALRPGQLTGRGTARTDPFIRFALVAVAEALAQSRLDPDSWDGGRVGIVVGSGLGGVTTHGEQYRRMERQGPDMVSPYLHPRALINMAAGTIGARYGITGPGHTVAAACASGASAFGLGKTLLNAGVCDTVVACGTDAGVTPLVVSGFARMGALSEQKTVDASRPFCAERDGFVISEGAAAVVMETPAKARARGAEVLGRLLGHADTSDAHHPTAPRPDGAGAAAAVEQALTAARLSTRDVTTVNAHGTSTPQNDQTEARLLARLFPHGPSVTANKGLLGHTLGAAGAIEAVLTLRSLRSGVLPPIAHTERADPALPELDLVLGGVRRHDGNVAVSTSFGFGGSNCALVLAAG; encoded by the coding sequence GTGACCGAGGGGCCCGTCGCCATCACCGGTGTCGGACTGGTGACGCCGGCCGGTACCGACACCGACTCGACCTGGGAGGCGATGTGCGCCGCCCGGTCCCTGGAGAGCGGTGACCCCGAGCCGCTGGCCGGCACCGGGGCCTGGCACAGCCTGCGGGTGCCCGCACTGCGGCCGGGGCAGCTGACCGGGCGCGGGACCGCCCGTACGGACCCGTTCATACGGTTCGCGCTGGTCGCGGTCGCGGAGGCGCTCGCGCAGTCGCGGCTCGACCCGGACAGCTGGGACGGCGGCCGGGTCGGCATCGTGGTGGGCAGCGGCCTGGGGGGCGTGACCACGCACGGCGAGCAGTACCGGCGGATGGAGCGCCAGGGCCCGGACATGGTCTCGCCGTACCTGCACCCCCGGGCACTGATCAACATGGCGGCCGGAACCATCGGTGCCCGCTACGGGATCACCGGGCCCGGACACACCGTGGCCGCCGCCTGTGCCTCGGGAGCCTCGGCGTTCGGGCTCGGCAAGACGCTGCTGAACGCCGGTGTCTGCGACACGGTCGTCGCCTGCGGCACGGACGCGGGTGTCACCCCCCTCGTCGTCTCCGGGTTCGCCCGCATGGGCGCGCTCTCCGAGCAGAAGACCGTCGACGCGTCCCGGCCGTTCTGCGCCGAGCGCGACGGTTTCGTGATCTCGGAAGGCGCCGCGGCCGTCGTGATGGAGACGCCGGCCAAGGCGCGTGCCCGGGGCGCGGAGGTGCTGGGGCGGCTGCTCGGCCATGCCGACACCTCCGACGCCCACCACCCGACGGCCCCCCGCCCGGACGGCGCCGGCGCCGCGGCCGCCGTGGAACAGGCGCTGACCGCCGCGCGCCTGTCGACACGGGACGTGACCACCGTCAACGCGCACGGCACCTCGACCCCGCAGAACGACCAGACGGAGGCCCGGCTCCTCGCCCGCCTCTTCCCGCACGGTCCGTCCGTGACCGCCAACAAGGGCCTGCTGGGCCACACCCTCGGCGCGGCCGGTGCCATCGAGGCCGTACTGACCCTGCGCAGCCTGCGCAGCGGCGTCCTGCCGCCGATCGCGCACACCGAGCGGGCCGACCCCGCACTGCCGGAACTCGACCTGGTCCTCGGCGGGGTGCGCCGGCACGACGGGAACGTGGCCGTGAGCACCTCCTTCGGATTCGGGGGCAGCAACTGCGCCCTGGTGCTGGCCGCCGGCTGA
- a CDS encoding acyl-CoA dehydrogenase family protein — protein sequence MTQREEELARVLSGPEFATIRPDDLSILDYSLLTLRRARLLNGAGFAANSRWLGRGDSARFPEFLRTMGWIGAYDLSLLNVLVSHQIAGDALLSHGGTEQLDSWAGEIETMERLYCFAGSELLTGSDLKQVRTTATYDPQDRTLVLNTPRPADSKVWTGNSLHSGDVAMVLSRLEVGGRDEGHHWLRVPLREAGTVLPGVRIGRAEPKGGVTANQTGVLTFTDHRLPLSALMNRWASIDEEGTYRSPLPRHRRFEECLATFTHERLFPSVGAAYAQLLACAITTRFAAVKQTFGRPLIGHEHYRMRLSAAVGRSLAARHAMTALSEVAVARSAEGAPGRDQVLHALISCGKSGCTGDARHTLAETRELCGGLGYHDANQIAPLLHDYEIAVTFGGDNTVLGYQATRFALRHREDFDRVLDEAVAGAERLDAVRVLRAVCDVLLDRVERDGAGEASAQWSRAVHQTLAIGHWARNAATPLSERLLAQYAAVCVLEHALAALRAGILDQHALLGFEAARHEAAGAPLDAAALLRELAVPEGLISAPIAHPDFAERHAAAAHADTGPAPGTVPALGSVPAPGSVPAPGTVQPPGTVQAGVRA from the coding sequence ATGACGCAACGCGAAGAAGAGCTGGCCCGTGTCCTCTCCGGGCCCGAGTTCGCCACCATCCGACCGGACGACCTGAGCATCCTCGACTACAGCCTGCTGACGCTGCGCCGGGCGCGGCTCCTCAACGGCGCCGGTTTCGCGGCGAACTCCCGCTGGCTGGGCCGCGGCGACAGCGCCCGCTTCCCGGAGTTCCTGCGCACCATGGGCTGGATCGGCGCGTACGACCTCTCCCTGCTCAACGTCCTGGTCTCGCACCAGATCGCCGGTGACGCGCTGCTCAGCCACGGCGGCACGGAGCAACTGGACTCCTGGGCCGGAGAGATCGAGACGATGGAGCGGCTGTACTGCTTCGCCGGTTCCGAACTGCTGACCGGCTCGGACCTGAAGCAGGTGCGGACCACCGCGACGTACGACCCGCAGGACCGGACCCTGGTCCTGAACACGCCCCGACCCGCCGACAGCAAGGTGTGGACCGGCAACAGCCTGCACAGCGGCGACGTCGCCATGGTGCTGAGCCGGCTGGAGGTCGGCGGGCGCGACGAGGGACACCACTGGCTGCGGGTACCGCTGCGCGAGGCCGGGACCGTACTGCCCGGCGTGCGCATCGGCCGGGCCGAGCCGAAGGGCGGAGTCACGGCCAACCAGACCGGCGTACTGACCTTCACGGACCACCGGCTGCCGCTGTCCGCGCTGATGAACCGCTGGGCGTCGATCGACGAGGAGGGCACCTACCGGTCCCCGCTGCCGCGCCACCGGCGGTTCGAGGAGTGCCTCGCCACCTTCACCCACGAGCGGCTCTTCCCGTCGGTGGGAGCGGCGTACGCGCAACTGCTCGCCTGCGCGATCACCACGCGGTTCGCGGCCGTCAAACAGACCTTCGGCAGGCCGCTGATCGGTCACGAGCACTACCGGATGCGGCTGTCGGCGGCCGTGGGGCGCTCGCTGGCCGCCCGGCACGCCATGACGGCGCTGTCCGAGGTGGCGGTGGCCCGCAGCGCCGAGGGAGCCCCGGGCCGCGACCAGGTGCTGCACGCCCTGATCTCCTGCGGCAAGTCCGGCTGCACCGGCGACGCCCGGCACACGCTGGCCGAGACCCGGGAGCTGTGCGGCGGGCTCGGCTACCACGACGCCAACCAGATCGCGCCGCTGCTGCACGACTACGAGATCGCGGTCACCTTCGGCGGTGACAACACCGTCCTCGGCTACCAGGCGACCCGGTTCGCCCTGCGCCACCGCGAGGACTTCGACCGGGTGCTGGACGAGGCGGTCGCCGGGGCCGAACGGCTGGACGCCGTCCGGGTGCTGCGGGCCGTCTGCGACGTCCTGCTCGACCGGGTGGAGCGGGACGGCGCCGGTGAGGCCAGCGCGCAGTGGAGCCGCGCCGTCCACCAGACGCTGGCGATCGGCCACTGGGCCCGGAACGCCGCGACCCCGCTGTCCGAGCGGCTGCTCGCGCAGTACGCGGCGGTCTGCGTGCTGGAACACGCGCTGGCCGCGCTGCGGGCCGGGATCCTCGACCAGCACGCCCTCCTGGGGTTCGAGGCGGCCCGGCACGAGGCGGCGGGCGCCCCCCTCGACGCCGCCGCGCTGCTGCGCGAACTGGCCGTGCCCGAGGGCCTGATCAGCGCCCCGATCGCCCACCCGGACTTCGCGGAACGCCACGCCGCCGCGGCCCATGCCGACACCGGACCGGCCCCGGGCACCGTCCCGGCCCTCGGTAGCGTCCCGGCCCCGGGTAGCGTCCCGGCCCCGGGTACCGTGCAGCCCCCCGGCACCGTGCAGGCCGGAGTACGCGCGTGA
- a CDS encoding beta-ketoacyl-ACP synthase III encodes MSAAGGGRTGAVVTGVGTCLPETVVDNDEVSRHLDTDHTWIHSRTGIERRRRVSPGTTTGDLAVTAGAAALKSAGRDDCDLVLLATTTPDRRCPATAPRVASRLGLRDAAAFDLSAVCSGFVYGLSVADAMITAGTCDRALVIGADVYSSIVDPGDRGTAVVFGDGAGAVLLERGSTGDPGAVLHTELGSDGTGDELITIPPDGAYLTMRGSDVYARAVTTMTESARSTAAHAGWDLADVDAFVGHQANLRILTSVAKRLRLPRERVVSNIADVANTAAASIPLALAEAAAQGRIGSGDRLLLTAFGGGLTWGSAAVVWSGAEPVQDQRS; translated from the coding sequence GTGAGCGCCGCGGGCGGCGGTCGGACCGGGGCCGTCGTCACCGGCGTGGGCACCTGTCTGCCGGAGACCGTGGTCGACAACGACGAGGTGTCGCGGCACCTGGACACCGACCACACCTGGATTCACAGCCGTACCGGCATCGAGCGCCGGCGCCGGGTGTCCCCGGGGACCACCACGGGGGACCTCGCCGTCACCGCCGGGGCCGCCGCGCTGAAGTCCGCCGGACGGGACGACTGCGACCTCGTCCTCCTCGCCACCACCACACCGGACCGGCGCTGCCCCGCGACCGCGCCCCGGGTGGCGTCCCGGCTCGGGCTGCGGGACGCCGCCGCGTTCGACCTGTCCGCCGTGTGCTCCGGCTTCGTGTACGGGCTGTCCGTCGCCGACGCGATGATCACCGCGGGTACCTGCGACCGGGCCCTGGTCATCGGCGCGGACGTCTACTCCTCGATCGTGGACCCCGGTGACCGCGGCACCGCAGTCGTGTTCGGCGACGGCGCGGGCGCCGTGCTCCTGGAGCGCGGCAGCACCGGCGACCCGGGCGCCGTGCTGCACACCGAACTCGGCAGCGACGGCACCGGCGACGAGCTGATCACCATCCCGCCGGACGGCGCGTACCTCACCATGCGCGGCAGCGACGTCTACGCCCGTGCCGTCACCACCATGACGGAGTCCGCGCGCTCCACCGCCGCCCACGCGGGCTGGGACCTGGCGGACGTGGACGCCTTCGTCGGGCACCAGGCGAACCTCCGCATCCTCACCTCGGTGGCGAAGCGGCTGCGGCTGCCCCGGGAGCGGGTGGTGTCGAACATCGCGGACGTGGCCAACACCGCCGCCGCGTCCATCCCCCTCGCCCTGGCCGAGGCGGCCGCACAGGGACGTATCGGCTCCGGGGACCGGCTGCTCCTGACCGCCTTCGGCGGCGGCCTGACCTGGGGCTCCGCCGCCGTCGTCTGGTCGGGCGCGGAACCCGTCCAGGACCAGCGGAGCTGA
- a CDS encoding acyl carrier protein, translated as MSTDPKSVVHGILAEDLEVDPAEITEGASLRNLELDSLAVAELIVRIKEETGVDLSGEETRIADLTVGEVVLLAGSGLEAA; from the coding sequence ATGAGTACGGACCCCAAGTCGGTTGTGCACGGGATTCTGGCCGAGGATCTGGAAGTGGACCCCGCGGAGATCACGGAGGGTGCCTCGCTGCGGAACCTGGAGCTGGACTCGCTGGCCGTCGCCGAGCTGATCGTGCGGATCAAGGAGGAGACCGGCGTGGACCTCAGCGGTGAGGAGACGCGGATCGCGGATCTCACCGTCGGGGAAGTGGTCCTGCTGGCCGGCTCGGGTCTGGAAGCGGCGTGA
- the hasP gene encoding 3-hydroxyasparagine phosphotransferase, producing the protein MKTEPDVQTGAPTPADGPLIALAREVCPGFAPGEVVYRSRTSLVVGGRLDGVEALAKVRTPDWRRQCLREIDTYDLFDAVPPPVPVPRRFASDRERAVLVMERLTGEVLAPDRFPLTPVSREDLAGVLEAVERLRHWRPAAAGAWAVDYRGMLEGVHAQGVFDDAHWADLLRLLELSGPPREFGHGDLVLANVVRSRGRQVLIDWASSALFLPGLDLAQLWMLLGDVPGARARVEVEVAERADERDGMMPFLVNLTLLLYRERRAHLRFTDEASRTRAVGLDAAWELTRHRVRQCLATAG; encoded by the coding sequence TTGAAGACCGAGCCCGATGTCCAGACCGGAGCGCCGACGCCCGCCGACGGCCCGCTGATCGCGCTGGCCCGTGAGGTGTGCCCCGGCTTCGCCCCCGGGGAGGTCGTCTACCGCAGCCGCACCTCGCTGGTGGTGGGCGGCAGGCTGGACGGCGTCGAGGCGCTGGCCAAGGTGCGCACACCCGACTGGCGGCGCCAGTGCCTGCGCGAGATCGACACCTACGACCTGTTCGACGCGGTGCCCCCGCCGGTGCCGGTGCCGCGCCGGTTCGCCTCCGACCGGGAGCGGGCCGTGCTGGTCATGGAGCGGCTCACGGGGGAGGTGCTGGCGCCGGACCGGTTCCCCCTCACCCCGGTCTCCCGGGAGGACCTGGCCGGGGTGCTGGAGGCCGTGGAGCGGCTGCGGCACTGGCGGCCCGCGGCGGCCGGCGCGTGGGCGGTGGACTACCGGGGGATGCTGGAGGGGGTGCACGCCCAGGGCGTCTTCGACGACGCGCACTGGGCGGACCTGCTCAGGCTCCTCGAACTGTCCGGTCCGCCGCGCGAGTTCGGTCACGGAGACCTGGTGCTGGCCAACGTGGTCCGCAGCCGGGGCCGGCAGGTCCTGATCGACTGGGCGAGCAGCGCCCTGTTCCTGCCCGGCCTCGACCTGGCCCAGCTCTGGATGCTCCTGGGCGACGTCCCCGGGGCGCGGGCCCGCGTCGAGGTGGAGGTGGCCGAACGCGCCGACGAGCGGGACGGGATGATGCCGTTCCTGGTGAACCTGACGCTGCTGCTGTACCGCGAGCGCCGCGCCCACCTGCGGTTCACCGACGAGGCCTCGCGGACCCGGGCGGTGGGGCTCGACGCCGCCTGGGAACTGACCCGGCACCGCGTCCGGCAGTGCCTGGCGACGGCCGGCTGA
- a CDS encoding ABC transporter ATP-binding protein, with the protein MTSTQTRERPPARDTGAKGAPESGPPAPPVRKVGLRSLFPYLQGYWPTLGIVAVLSLVVTLLTLSQPVLTRDVLADIEADKPVGRLVALLIGVLVVVAVLGGVRDYLLQRAAEGLVLTARRRLVARLLRLPITEYDQRRTGDMLSRVGADTTMLRAVVTSGLFDTVTNVVMVGGSALMMCLIDPTLFAATALGLGLGVLAVVGLSRRVRGASRDAQDRIGEMTSAVERAISAVRTIRASGAEEREGKAVDGYAQQAYHAGMRIARLQAMINPITSTTIQVAFLVVLGLGGARVASGAIQVGDMVAFVLFLFMLWFPLGRALTAYSRLQSGLGALQRIEEMVDLPQETDAGAGPLTVRERTRPGTEPAGAERRPPAIEFEDVSFGYADGETVLRDVSLTVPRGTRTALVGPSGAGKSTLLSLVERFYDVTSGTVRVGGTDVRDLPRRELRGRLGYVEQSAPVLAGTVRDNLSLAAPDATDDDMREVLRSVNLMGVIERAPQGLDTEVGEGGVLLSGGERQRLALARTFLAAPPIMLLDEATSNLDARNEALMREAIGTVTADRTLLVVAHRLSTVVDSDQIVVLEHGRVVAAGRHEELTGTSPLYRELASHQLLIQ; encoded by the coding sequence ATGACGAGCACGCAGACCAGGGAGCGACCGCCCGCCCGGGATACCGGCGCGAAGGGCGCGCCGGAGTCCGGACCGCCCGCCCCGCCGGTCCGCAAGGTCGGGCTGCGCTCCCTGTTCCCGTATCTCCAGGGCTACTGGCCGACGCTGGGGATCGTCGCGGTGCTCTCCCTGGTGGTCACCCTGCTGACCCTCAGCCAGCCGGTGCTGACCCGGGACGTCCTGGCCGACATCGAGGCGGACAAGCCGGTGGGGCGGCTGGTGGCCCTGCTCATCGGCGTCCTCGTGGTGGTGGCCGTACTCGGCGGGGTCCGCGACTACCTGCTCCAGCGGGCCGCCGAAGGGCTCGTGCTGACCGCCCGCCGCCGGCTGGTGGCCCGGCTGCTGCGGCTGCCCATCACCGAGTACGACCAGCGCCGCACCGGCGACATGCTCTCCCGGGTCGGCGCCGACACCACCATGCTGCGCGCGGTGGTCACCTCCGGCCTCTTCGACACCGTGACCAACGTCGTCATGGTCGGCGGCTCCGCGCTCATGATGTGCCTGATCGACCCCACCCTGTTCGCGGCCACCGCCCTCGGCCTCGGACTGGGCGTCCTCGCCGTCGTCGGGCTCTCCCGGCGGGTGCGGGGCGCCTCCCGCGACGCCCAGGACCGGATCGGCGAGATGACGTCCGCCGTCGAGCGCGCCATCTCCGCCGTGCGCACCATCCGCGCCAGCGGCGCCGAGGAACGCGAGGGCAAGGCCGTCGACGGGTACGCGCAGCAGGCCTACCACGCCGGGATGCGCATCGCCCGGCTCCAGGCGATGATCAACCCGATCACCTCGACCACCATCCAGGTGGCGTTCCTCGTCGTCCTCGGCCTCGGCGGCGCCCGGGTGGCCAGCGGTGCCATCCAGGTCGGCGACATGGTCGCCTTCGTGCTCTTCCTCTTCATGCTGTGGTTCCCCCTCGGCCGCGCGCTGACCGCCTACTCCCGGCTCCAGTCCGGGCTCGGCGCCCTCCAGCGCATCGAGGAGATGGTGGACCTGCCGCAGGAGACCGACGCCGGCGCGGGACCGCTCACGGTGCGCGAGCGCACCCGGCCCGGGACCGAGCCCGCCGGCGCCGAACGACGGCCGCCCGCGATCGAGTTCGAGGACGTCAGCTTCGGCTACGCCGACGGCGAGACGGTCCTGCGGGACGTGTCCCTCACCGTCCCCCGCGGCACCCGCACCGCGCTCGTCGGCCCCTCCGGAGCGGGCAAGTCCACCCTGCTGTCGCTGGTGGAACGGTTCTACGACGTCACCTCCGGCACCGTCCGGGTCGGCGGCACCGACGTACGCGACCTGCCGCGCCGCGAACTGCGCGGACGCCTCGGCTACGTCGAGCAGTCGGCGCCGGTCCTCGCCGGCACCGTCCGCGACAACCTCTCCCTCGCCGCGCCCGACGCCACCGACGACGACATGCGGGAGGTGCTGCGCTCGGTCAACCTCATGGGCGTGATCGAGCGGGCACCGCAGGGCCTGGACACCGAGGTCGGCGAGGGCGGCGTCCTGCTGTCCGGCGGCGAACGGCAGCGCCTGGCGCTGGCCCGCACCTTCCTGGCCGCGCCGCCGATCATGCTGCTCGACGAGGCGACCAGCAACCTCGACGCCCGCAACGAGGCCCTGATGCGGGAGGCCATCGGCACCGTCACCGCCGACCGGACGCTGCTCGTGGTCGCCCACCGGCTGTCCACCGTCGTGGACAGCGACCAGATCGTCGTCCTGGAGCACGGCCGGGTCGTCGCCGCGGGCCGGCACGAGGAGCTGACCGGCACCAGCCCCCTCTACCGGGAGCTGGCCAGCCACCAACTGCTCATCCAGTAG